TTAACCTCCCACTTCCTCAGCAATTTAATGACCTTCTAAGTATAGAAATGCTCTTCATTTTCAAGAATGTCAGCCTGAAAGAGTACGGGTCACAGCTCCTTCCAAAATTATGGCTGTTCACCTCTCCAAATGTTCCAGCAATTGGAAAACACCCGAGAGCCTCCAAGTACCACTCAGACACCGAGTGGCTTCGAAATTATGAGACAGGAGCGCTCACAGTGTTCCCCTTTCCACTTGCTCCAAATAAAGCAGCCGGAGAACAGTTTCTGAGAAGATAAAAATCCGCAACTGTTGCAGCTGCAAGATAAGCCGCCGCTCCGCCGGCCAGGCTGGcgttatttatattttacttatGTCAGCACCTAAATAACTGCTTTTCAGACCGATGaaagctcctgcctgcccaaaGGCTTCAAacccccgcggcgggggccgcgcccCGGCAACCCGTAGGTCCCACGGTGGCAGCGGAGCCGGGGGGCGCCAGGCGCAGAGCTGCCGGACGGggcccccgccggcccggggctAGTCGCCGCCCGCTGCCCCGCGGGGCTCCGCCGCGCCCGCCTCCGCCTTGCTGCCGGCCTCGGGCGGCTCCTTGCCCCTGCCACCCTCGGAGCTCTTGTTGAAGCAGATCCTGAAGACCCCCAGGACGGTCATGACGAGGATGACCAGCACCACCACCGCGACCGTCACCAGGATAAAAACGTAGTTGGAAGAGGAGGACGAGGAGGGCGGCGGAGCTGCCGTCTGCTCCCCGCCGGCGCCGGACGGCCCCGCGGAGCCGCCGGCTgtcggggcggggggccggcgCTCGTCCGCCTCCACAGCCGGCGGCTccgcggggctgcccgcggcggggggcgccgccgccgtgGCCGCGCtgggcggcccggcccgcccgcccggggtGCTGGCACAGGCGACGCCACCCGCGGCATCGCGGCACCCGGCGGCCCCGGCGCAGCGCGCGCTGCCGGGGCTCCGGTGgccgccggggcaggggcagaggggctccTCCGCCGCCTTCCAGGCGAAGCCGCCCCGCTCGGGCTCGCAGGTGAGCCGCACCGCCCCGCCGGGGCACGTCACGGTGAGCACGGTGCCCGGCGGGCTGAAGCCGGGGCCGGCGCTGCGCGCCTCGAAGGGGAGGCGGTAGTCGAAGTCGAGGGCGCCCGCGGGGCTGGGGTCGGGGCAGGCGCCCTCGTACGGGTACTTGCAGGCGTAGCCCTGGCTCTCCCggtggcacagcagctccttccagccccagccggggccgccgccgggggccgccgccaGGTGCAGCCCGGCGCAGCGGGCGCTGAGGCAGGTCCGCACCGGCTCCTGCACCCACCGGCCGAGCGCCGCCGGCACCtcccgcggggccgccccgccgccggcgccCTCCCAGGAGAAGCCGCGGAGCGGCTGCCCCACGTCGGTGCAGGCGGAGGCGTTCCGCCTCAGCCCGACCCAGAAGAGCGAGGgcgcgggccccgccgccgcctccgccagcagccccagcagcagccgcagctcCGGCTCGCCGCTGACCCAGGCCAGGCCGCCCCGCTGCTGGCCGCAGGCGCTGCGGGCCTCGGCGTAGGAGGCGTTGGCGAGGTGGGCGCTGAAGCAGGCGCCGGCGGCCGGGCAGCGCACGGCGGCCCGCGGAGGCGGGGGCCGGCGCAGGGCGCAGGCGGCGGCCAGGAGCAGGCACCAGGGCCCGGCCCGCCTCatcccggcggcgcggcgcggcgggcccgggggcgCGGGCTGCCCCGGCGGCTCTGGCGGCGCTCGGCCCCGGCTCGGGCTTCGGGCTGGCCCCGGCCGCCGGCGCCGTCCCACCCCAGCGCCGTCCCCGCGCCCACGCCCTCCGCCGGTCCCGCCGGAGGAAGCGTGTCGGGAGCCGGGGCTGACCTCGGCATCCTCCGTCTGCCGGCGGGCGGGTACGCGGCAGCTGCCAGCGGCGGCCGGGGAGCGttggcccggcccggcccgggcgggcggcgggtgGAGGACCCGGGCGATGCCCCGCAGTCGGAGCGtccggagcggagcggggcgaGGCCCGGAGccgcagcggcggggccggggttGCGGGCTCCGTCTCAGGCCTGTGTGCGGGGGTCCCGCGCCCCCTTGCCCACCTGCGGCACAGCGCGCCCGGGGGGAAGGTGTCCCGGGGTGCTGCTTCGGTAACCTGCGCATCGGAGGGTGGAGGCTGCGGGGTTTGGTGAGGCCgtgcagccagccctggctcccGATACGTGAGGCAGCTTAAGCCCCCCCAAAATGGATTCAGTGCACAGGTTTCCAGCAGGTTGGCCTGAGTGCGTTGCATGTCGGGTACCTGTGATGACTTCCAGTAGGCTGTTCTTAAATGATCCACTTAAACTGATCCACTGCAGCTGTTTCTCCGTGAGCAGTCCGCTGGTTTTTGCCCTCCTGACTCGGCTGCCTGCCCGCTGTTACCTGACGTGCATGTTCACAGCGCGCGTCCCAGTCTCTTCCCCAGGCGTTTCATGTGGCACAAACCCACGTGCACATGCGTGCATTCCGTTTTCCAGCTTTCACTTTGGAAGAACCGCTGTcaatgtttttggttttgtgagtGTGATACAATAAAAATTCCTAGTGTTTCAAtacccagaaaaaaatggacaaaaaagcagaaactaagTAATCTATTTGGAATTAACCCCCCCTAAGTTTCATCAGTAATTGCAGTCTGTGGAGGTGAGTGTTCTACAGTTGTGGATTGAGGCTCCAGGTGCACAGAGTGCCCTCACCACCCTGGTACGCTAGCAGGCTCTGCATCTGTTCAGccctttcttaattttttaattaattaattaattaataactttaatttctctttggAGGGCATAAATGTGGATGACAGGTCAGCTTCAGCCCGCTTGTGATTGACCTGCACAGATTTCATTGACTCTAGGCCTATACCGAGATACGACACATTTTCTCTGTGCACCCCAAAGAAGGATTAGAAAGACAGGTGTACAGATACACTGTGTGATGAAGCTCTGAAGCACACCCTGTTTTCATAATGATTTCTAAATACTCAGTAAATTTTGTTAAGTTTTCCAGCTGGAAACTCTCTTGATGGACAAAGCTTCTGTTGTTGCCAGTGCATTGCCAGAACTGCAGTAAACTactgaagaaaatcaaaagcTTATAGTTCTGTTTCTCCACTTGCCTCAGACCCTGTGTCTTGGGCAGCACAGAATGCAGGAAGCACACAGTGGTCTCCATTCCccaaattcctctttttttcattaacagaagaagggagaggggtaaaggggaaaaataccATCTGTATGAGTTCTATACAAAGGACATCTCCAGTACCTGATGTACCTCCTACGTACGGTATGCTTTAGAGTTAGAGACAATGTGCAAGCCATTCCGGGGTTTGCCTGCCTTCTCCCAGAATACTTGATGATGAGAAACTGCAGCTTGATGGAACCTGCTTTTAACCTTCATTTTCTGACAATATTCTAGATAGCCTTAGCATTCTTATTTCCCAGCTGAGTACAGAGGTCgcagtaaagcaaaaaataagaTACTAAAAAAGAGTAAATTCTGATTTCcctttgtcctggtttcagctgggatagagttagttttcttcttagtagttagtacagtgctgtgttttggctctgatgtgagcacaatgctgatagcacactgatgtttttagttgttgctgagtaacgtttgtactaagtcaaggactttttggttccttgggtcctgccagccagagggctggaggggcacgggacgttgggaggggacacagccaggacaggtgacctgaactagccaaagggctatGCCATACCGTATGGCgtcatgctgggtatataaactgggggaagaagaaggaaggggggacatttggcattgtggtgtttgtcttcctgagtaaccgttacgcgtgaaggagcccggcttccctggggatggccgaacacctgcctgcccgtgggcaGTGGTGAATgtattccttgctttgctttgctttgcttacGTGtgaggcttttgctttacctattaaattgtta
This genomic stretch from Falco naumanni isolate bFalNau1 chromosome 7, bFalNau1.pat, whole genome shotgun sequence harbors:
- the CLEC14A gene encoding C-type lectin domain family 14 member A — protein: MRRLPKQHPGTPSPRARCAAGGQGGAGPPHTGLRRSPQPRPRRCGSGPRPAPLRTLRLRGIARVLHPPPARAGPGQRSPAAAGSCRVPARRQTEDAEVSPGSRHASSGGTGGGRGRGDGAGVGRRRRPGPARSPSRGRAPPEPPGQPAPPGPPRRAAGMRRAGPWCLLLAAACALRRPPPPRAAVRCPAAGACFSAHLANASYAEARSACGQQRGGLAWVSGEPELRLLLGLLAEAAAGPAPSLFWVGLRRNASACTDVGQPLRGFSWEGAGGGAAPREVPAALGRWVQEPVRTCLSARCAGLHLAAAPGGGPGWGWKELLCHRESQGYACKYPYEGACPDPSPAGALDFDYRLPFEARSAGPGFSPPGTVLTVTCPGGAVRLTCEPERGGFAWKAAEEPLCPCPGGHRSPGSARCAGAAGCRDAAGGVACASTPGGRAGPPSAATAAAPPAAGSPAEPPAVEADERRPPAPTAGGSAGPSGAGGEQTAAPPPSSSSSSNYVFILVTVAVVVLVILVMTVLGVFRICFNKSSEGGRGKEPPEAGSKAEAGAAEPRGAAGGD